In one window of Hyalangium gracile DNA:
- a CDS encoding PKD domain-containing protein gives MRSFAALVLGPILALQGCTKEEPQPPATTTTQARALNTAAVVNYQKAQVPIEWRTFTGTSLALGDDSVGSFTSPFPIPFAGATNLTSVRASMNGAITFDNVTSLAFDNAALPYATRSTLVAPFWDDLYPGPNTASNVFWGVLGTAPNRELVVEWRNVHHRDTRTATPANTLTFQVVFFEGTEDVLFNYKDVLVGSATQDKGLSATVGVQNSSTQANQHSFKTASLADETAYLWRWFTPSQAPVVGAVTINPTSVNEGDTLTVETSFTDADAADAPWAVQVDTDYGTRFSTDFAATSPTQGPVSVSGVVRTSGNTTVGVRVLDSGNMASSVSTVPLTVADVPPAAAPITLSAAVRERIAVTLASSFTDPGLDAPWKAEWDFDYDGTTFAPDAESTANTPGPLSQDHTFANDGTFTVALRITDKDGVQGALQTLEVTVADLAPSVSGIFGGTELNEGSPIDLSAVFTDPGDHSKPWKIQWDLDYRDDTFDVDEETETETPGTVSLNREARDSGALTYALRIVDADGSSSPVKVIAMQIAEANPVLDELHATLLSGDGKEPSTVTFDLSAFSGADKEGADPIRGFLWDFDGDGAFDYSSSAPIALHTYRDNKAGGGAFTARVRVFDEDTFSETQVDVAIQNVAPTLTIPTTASAQEGSVMALRATATDPGNDVLSLSVSGAPAGLTHTADGLLLWTPSFQQTSLAGRPYTFTVTVTDDDGGSASTTVTVTALSKDSDHDGMADTWEQANGLDASVDDASGDVDGDGVSNLAEYLDENGGPRLPSAAVASTPLTGTQVSAPQIVLTAQNVADRGDLTDVQYQFQVFSDAALTALVRDVTVDQSTTGTTTSTTITDGKESPTLADLDDDHLYVWRVRAVGMKGPDALRGPWSAAQRITFNPSNDAPAAPFPAQPLSGTQVSTSKPMLVADNALDVDDTELTYTFDLAEDAAMSVALTSSPAIPAGAKGSTAWVVTSPLKPFATYYWRVTATDPHGARTQSEVSSFTVYIGRPSNTEPAIPALSAPSNNGTVGSLTPELVASAATDADGDALSYIIEVDTSPTFTSPNRQASPVVQAGQDGKVRWQPAALLEDQRYYWRARAQDPYSSSDWTVGSFVVNAQNNAPNAPVALNPSDAILYNRRPTLLIQNSTDPEGDAITYAFEVRNADGQVVASGNVPAGGNGHTSFSVTQELDEGAEYVWVARAKDAANAVSAASAEARFQVYKAPEMPKPDDGGCSTGAGALGGLLPLIAMALGMLRRRRS, from the coding sequence ATGAGGAGCTTTGCCGCGCTGGTCCTTGGGCCGATCCTGGCGCTCCAGGGTTGCACGAAGGAAGAGCCTCAGCCCCCCGCCACCACCACCACGCAGGCGCGAGCGCTCAACACCGCCGCGGTGGTGAACTACCAGAAAGCCCAGGTGCCCATCGAGTGGCGCACCTTCACGGGCACCAGCCTGGCGCTCGGAGATGACTCCGTCGGCAGCTTCACCTCGCCCTTCCCCATCCCGTTCGCCGGCGCCACGAACCTGACCAGCGTGCGCGCCAGCATGAACGGCGCCATCACCTTCGACAACGTCACCTCGCTGGCGTTCGACAACGCCGCCCTGCCGTACGCCACGCGCTCCACGCTGGTGGCGCCGTTCTGGGATGACCTGTACCCAGGCCCCAACACCGCCAGCAACGTGTTCTGGGGTGTGCTCGGCACCGCCCCCAACCGCGAGCTCGTGGTGGAGTGGCGCAACGTCCACCACCGCGACACCCGCACCGCCACGCCCGCCAACACCCTGACCTTCCAGGTGGTCTTCTTCGAGGGCACCGAGGACGTCCTCTTCAACTACAAGGACGTGCTCGTCGGCTCGGCCACCCAGGACAAGGGCCTGAGCGCCACCGTGGGCGTGCAAAACAGCAGCACCCAGGCCAACCAGCACAGCTTCAAGACGGCCTCACTGGCCGACGAGACGGCCTACCTGTGGCGCTGGTTCACCCCCAGCCAGGCGCCCGTGGTGGGCGCCGTCACCATCAACCCCACCAGCGTCAACGAGGGTGACACGCTGACGGTGGAGACCAGCTTCACCGACGCGGACGCCGCGGACGCGCCGTGGGCCGTGCAGGTCGACACCGACTACGGCACCCGGTTCAGCACCGACTTCGCCGCCACCTCCCCGACGCAGGGCCCCGTCTCCGTCTCGGGCGTGGTCCGCACCAGCGGCAACACCACCGTGGGCGTCCGCGTCCTGGACAGCGGCAACATGGCCTCGAGCGTGAGCACCGTCCCGCTCACCGTGGCCGACGTCCCGCCCGCCGCGGCCCCCATCACCCTGTCCGCCGCCGTTCGCGAGCGCATCGCCGTCACGCTGGCCTCCTCCTTCACCGACCCGGGGCTCGACGCGCCGTGGAAGGCCGAGTGGGACTTCGACTACGACGGCACCACCTTCGCCCCGGATGCCGAGAGCACCGCCAACACCCCGGGCCCGCTGAGCCAGGACCACACCTTCGCCAACGATGGCACCTTCACCGTGGCCCTGCGCATCACCGACAAGGACGGCGTCCAGGGCGCCCTCCAGACCCTCGAGGTCACCGTCGCGGACCTGGCGCCCTCGGTCAGCGGCATCTTCGGCGGCACCGAGCTCAACGAAGGCAGCCCGATCGATCTGTCCGCCGTCTTCACCGACCCGGGCGATCACTCCAAGCCGTGGAAGATCCAGTGGGACCTGGACTACCGCGATGACACCTTCGACGTGGACGAGGAGACGGAGACCGAGACGCCCGGCACCGTCTCGCTCAACCGCGAGGCCCGCGACTCTGGCGCCCTCACGTACGCGCTGCGCATCGTGGACGCCGACGGCAGCAGCTCGCCGGTGAAGGTCATCGCCATGCAGATCGCCGAGGCGAACCCCGTCCTGGACGAGCTGCACGCCACGCTGCTGTCGGGCGACGGCAAGGAGCCCTCCACGGTGACGTTCGATCTGTCTGCCTTCAGCGGCGCCGACAAGGAGGGCGCCGACCCGATCCGCGGCTTCCTGTGGGACTTCGACGGGGACGGCGCGTTCGACTACTCGAGCAGCGCGCCCATCGCCCTGCACACCTACCGGGACAACAAGGCCGGCGGCGGCGCGTTCACCGCCCGCGTGCGCGTGTTCGACGAGGACACCTTCTCGGAGACGCAGGTCGACGTCGCCATCCAGAACGTGGCGCCCACCCTGACCATCCCCACCACGGCGAGCGCCCAGGAGGGCAGCGTGATGGCCCTGCGCGCCACCGCCACGGACCCCGGTAACGACGTGCTCAGCCTCAGCGTCTCCGGCGCTCCGGCCGGGCTGACCCACACGGCCGATGGCCTGCTGCTGTGGACCCCGTCCTTCCAGCAGACCAGCCTGGCCGGCCGGCCGTACACCTTCACCGTCACCGTGACGGATGACGACGGCGGCTCCGCCAGCACCACCGTCACCGTCACCGCCCTCTCCAAGGACTCGGACCATGACGGCATGGCCGACACCTGGGAGCAGGCCAACGGCCTGGACGCGTCCGTCGACGACGCCAGCGGCGACGTGGACGGCGACGGCGTCAGCAACCTGGCCGAGTACCTCGACGAGAACGGCGGGCCGCGCCTGCCCTCGGCCGCGGTGGCCAGCACGCCGCTCACCGGCACCCAGGTGAGCGCGCCGCAGATCGTCCTCACCGCCCAGAACGTGGCGGACCGGGGCGACCTCACCGACGTGCAGTACCAGTTCCAGGTCTTCTCCGACGCCGCGCTCACCGCGCTGGTGCGCGACGTGACGGTCGACCAGTCCACCACCGGGACGACGACGTCCACCACCATCACCGACGGCAAGGAGAGCCCGACGCTGGCCGACCTGGACGACGACCACCTCTATGTCTGGCGCGTGCGCGCCGTGGGCATGAAGGGTCCGGACGCGCTGCGCGGCCCGTGGAGCGCCGCCCAGCGCATCACGTTCAACCCGAGCAACGACGCGCCGGCGGCCCCCTTCCCCGCCCAGCCCCTGTCCGGCACCCAGGTCTCCACCAGCAAGCCGATGCTCGTGGCGGACAACGCCCTGGACGTGGATGACACGGAGCTCACCTACACGTTCGACCTGGCCGAGGATGCCGCCATGTCCGTGGCGCTCACCTCGTCGCCCGCCATCCCGGCTGGCGCCAAGGGCAGCACCGCGTGGGTGGTGACGTCCCCGCTCAAGCCCTTCGCCACCTACTACTGGCGCGTCACCGCGACGGACCCCCACGGGGCCCGGACCCAGAGCGAGGTGTCCTCGTTCACCGTCTACATCGGCCGCCCGAGCAACACCGAGCCGGCCATCCCCGCGCTCTCGGCGCCCTCCAACAACGGCACCGTGGGCAGCCTCACCCCGGAGCTCGTGGCGAGCGCCGCCACGGACGCCGACGGGGACGCGCTCAGCTACATCATCGAGGTGGACACCAGCCCCACCTTCACCAGCCCGAACCGCCAGGCCTCCCCCGTGGTTCAGGCCGGCCAGGACGGCAAGGTCCGCTGGCAGCCGGCGGCCCTGCTCGAGGACCAGCGCTACTACTGGCGCGCCCGCGCGCAGGATCCGTACAGCTCCAGCGACTGGACGGTGGGCTCGTTCGTGGTGAACGCGCAGAACAACGCGCCGAACGCCCCCGTGGCGCTCAACCCGTCCGACGCCATCCTCTACAACCGCAGGCCGACGCTCCTCATCCAGAACAGCACCGACCCCGAGGGTGACGCCATCACGTACGCCTTCGAGGTGCGCAACGCGGATGGCCAGGTGGTGGCCTCGGGCAACGTGCCCGCGGGCGGCAACGGCCACACCTCCTTCAGCGTGACGCAGGAGCTGGACGAGGGCGCCGAGTACGTCTGGGTGGCGCGCGCCAAGGACGCGGCCAACGCGGTGAGCGCGGCCTCCGCCGAGGCTCGCTTCCAGGTGTACAAGGCCCCGGAGATGCCGAAGCCGGATGACGGGGGCTGCAGCACCGGCGCGGGCGCGCTGGGCGGCCTGCTGCCCCTCATCGCCATGGCGCTCGGCATGCTCCGCCGCCGTCGGAGCTGA
- a CDS encoding MFS transporter, producing MEEGAARRASLRVVFGIVALDLIGFGILIPQLGVYGVKFGASPFSAGLLLSVYSLMQLLFAPLLGRLSDRYGRRPVLLLSLAGSMAGYVLFAFAHSLPLLFLSRVIDGASGGNISTAQAYVADVTRPEERARGMGLIGAAFGLGFVLGPALGGFLGAWGGNRAIGLFAAGLAGLNLLFTFLFLKESRTPGSPSAASTRSMKGAAFALRLPVVGVCLVLGLVFTTAFSQMEGTFSVYLLSRFLSSGPVALEGGLFFLSASASPEMLSQASLRTGGLFALVGVVSAALQGGLIHRLLPRERSSEQGYRPVREGWLVVVGFAVTGLGLALLPVAPGYGWLFPVMGLLAVGSAFTNPAMSSLVSLQAPPERQGAVLGSYQAFGSLGRILGPALGGWLFTGFGPGVPYGTAAAMMAVGALLALGLAVRMRMPGASVGQSS from the coding sequence ATGGAGGAGGGAGCGGCACGACGCGCCTCGCTGCGCGTCGTCTTCGGCATCGTCGCGCTGGACCTGATCGGGTTCGGGATCCTCATCCCGCAGCTCGGCGTGTACGGGGTGAAGTTCGGGGCCTCGCCGTTCTCGGCGGGGCTGCTGCTCTCCGTGTACTCGCTGATGCAGCTGTTGTTCGCCCCGCTGCTGGGCCGGCTGTCGGACCGGTATGGCCGGCGGCCGGTGCTGCTGTTGAGCCTGGCGGGCTCCATGGCGGGCTACGTGCTGTTCGCCTTCGCGCACTCGCTGCCGCTGCTCTTCCTGTCGCGCGTCATCGACGGGGCCAGCGGGGGCAACATCTCCACCGCGCAGGCCTACGTGGCGGACGTCACCAGGCCCGAGGAGCGCGCGCGGGGCATGGGGCTCATCGGCGCGGCGTTCGGCCTGGGCTTCGTGCTGGGGCCGGCCCTGGGCGGCTTCCTGGGGGCCTGGGGCGGCAACCGGGCCATCGGCCTGTTCGCCGCGGGGCTGGCGGGGCTCAACCTGCTGTTCACCTTCCTCTTCCTGAAGGAGTCCCGCACGCCGGGCAGCCCCTCCGCGGCCTCCACCCGCTCCATGAAGGGGGCGGCCTTCGCGCTGCGGCTGCCGGTGGTGGGGGTGTGCCTGGTGCTGGGGCTGGTGTTCACCACGGCCTTCTCTCAGATGGAGGGCACCTTCTCGGTGTACCTGCTCTCGCGCTTCCTCTCCTCGGGGCCGGTGGCGCTGGAGGGCGGGCTCTTCTTCCTGTCCGCCTCCGCCTCGCCGGAGATGCTGTCCCAGGCCAGCCTGCGCACCGGGGGCCTCTTCGCGCTGGTGGGGGTGGTGTCCGCCGCGCTCCAGGGAGGGCTGATCCACCGGCTGCTGCCGCGCGAGCGCAGCTCCGAGCAGGGCTACCGCCCGGTGCGCGAGGGGTGGCTGGTGGTGGTGGGCTTCGCGGTGACGGGGCTGGGGCTGGCCCTGCTGCCGGTGGCGCCCGGGTACGGGTGGCTCTTCCCGGTGATGGGGCTGCTCGCGGTGGGCTCGGCCTTCACCAACCCGGCCATGTCCTCCCTGGTCTCCCTGCAGGCCCCGCCCGAGCGGCAGGGCGCTGTGTTGGGTAGCTATCAGGCCTTCGGCTCGCTGGGGCGCATCCTCGGCCCGGCGCTGGGCGGGTGGCTCTTCACGGGCTTTGGCCCGGGGGTGCCCTACGGGACGGCGGCGGCGATGATGGCCGTGGGGGCCCTCCTGGCCCTGGGACTTGCGGTCCGCATGCGAATGCCGGGCGCGAGTGTCGGCCAAAGCTCGTAA
- the gltC gene encoding adventurous gliding motility protein GltC: MNRSLRLLRFALLGLALCWAMPAPAQSFEGLDSSSSKKKKRGKATSSKKKKQRGKKGAEEEAAPTPAPEASPLTLPTPSETAPTVPAASGTGSEAPTPSPAAAPDPVAAPAAQDSGGLGLDLTGAGPKGTAPTMTFDAVDVSGKTADRQKLDVAVSLFKNDEYEQAAMAGYEILKDPQMAGLHVEARYVVAKALYRMGLYHSSLGEFSKILAVGPQTKFFKTSLEWLFFISRKTKNETVILDEIARYANYEFPEKFRSEFHYLLARYHFVRGKALDQVGQADQADKSFEEVKRLATLIPRTDAFYPRVKFLEGLAHFRNGSKVRTADGRRGDNNMVASIETMKEVIRLTRPVGGKTAEQASLDQSLRELAFMQLARTHYGMQQNRYAIFYFNKIERGTNQWLESLFESSWANYRVGQYEQALGNLITLSSPFFREEYFPEALILKAVIYYENCRYRESSLILQDFERTYLPVHNELEALVKKNMEAGEYYSVLADVQKKNKEDRNGTDVILERILRLALTDQDLKKTNDSILELESELDAFSEKGDTFKYSELSKALLEGLKEQRTGLIEKAGIMSKGKLETELIALKQLLANGLRIKFETTTKEKEFLEEQLKAGGRTAIVKKYKYTVAVADDQLYWPYEGEYWRDELGTYQYTLTKGCIERDSANRDVQASGESSSL; this comes from the coding sequence ATGAACCGCTCCCTCCGACTCCTCCGCTTCGCGCTCCTCGGGCTCGCGCTCTGCTGGGCCATGCCGGCTCCAGCCCAGAGCTTCGAGGGCTTGGATTCCTCCTCCTCGAAGAAGAAGAAGCGTGGCAAGGCCACCTCCTCCAAGAAGAAGAAGCAGCGCGGCAAGAAGGGCGCGGAGGAGGAGGCTGCTCCCACGCCCGCGCCCGAGGCTTCTCCCCTGACGCTGCCGACGCCGTCCGAGACGGCGCCCACCGTGCCCGCGGCGAGCGGCACCGGCTCCGAGGCGCCCACGCCGTCGCCCGCCGCCGCGCCTGATCCCGTCGCGGCGCCCGCGGCGCAGGACTCCGGCGGCCTGGGGCTGGATCTCACCGGGGCCGGGCCCAAGGGCACCGCGCCGACGATGACGTTCGACGCGGTGGACGTGTCCGGCAAGACGGCCGATCGCCAGAAGCTGGACGTGGCCGTGTCGCTCTTCAAGAACGACGAGTACGAGCAGGCCGCCATGGCCGGCTACGAGATCCTCAAGGATCCGCAGATGGCCGGCCTCCACGTGGAGGCCCGCTACGTGGTGGCCAAGGCCCTGTACCGCATGGGGCTGTACCACTCGTCGCTGGGTGAGTTCTCGAAGATCCTCGCGGTGGGCCCGCAGACGAAGTTCTTCAAGACGAGCCTGGAGTGGCTGTTCTTCATCAGCCGCAAGACGAAGAACGAGACGGTCATCCTGGACGAGATCGCCCGCTACGCGAACTACGAGTTCCCCGAGAAGTTCCGCAGCGAGTTCCACTACCTGCTGGCGCGCTACCACTTCGTGCGCGGCAAGGCGCTGGATCAGGTGGGGCAGGCGGACCAGGCGGACAAGAGCTTCGAGGAGGTGAAGCGGCTGGCCACGCTGATTCCGCGCACGGATGCCTTCTACCCGCGCGTGAAGTTCCTCGAGGGCCTGGCGCACTTCCGCAACGGCAGCAAGGTGAGGACGGCGGACGGCCGGCGCGGCGACAACAACATGGTGGCCTCCATCGAGACCATGAAGGAAGTGATTCGCCTGACGCGTCCGGTGGGCGGAAAGACGGCGGAGCAGGCCAGCCTGGATCAGTCCCTGCGAGAGCTGGCCTTCATGCAGCTGGCGCGCACGCACTACGGCATGCAGCAGAACCGCTACGCCATCTTCTACTTCAACAAGATCGAGCGCGGCACCAACCAGTGGCTGGAGTCGCTCTTCGAGTCCAGCTGGGCCAACTACCGCGTGGGCCAGTACGAGCAGGCGCTGGGCAACCTCATCACCCTGTCCTCGCCCTTCTTCCGGGAGGAGTACTTCCCGGAGGCGCTCATCCTCAAGGCGGTCATCTATTACGAGAACTGCCGCTACCGCGAGTCCTCGCTCATCCTCCAGGACTTCGAGCGCACCTACCTGCCCGTGCACAACGAGCTGGAGGCGCTGGTGAAGAAGAACATGGAGGCTGGCGAGTACTACAGCGTGCTGGCCGACGTGCAGAAGAAGAACAAGGAGGACAGGAACGGCACGGACGTCATCCTCGAGCGCATCCTCCGGCTGGCCCTCACGGATCAGGATCTGAAGAAGACCAACGACTCCATCCTCGAGCTGGAGAGCGAGCTGGATGCCTTCTCGGAGAAGGGCGACACCTTCAAGTACTCGGAGCTGTCCAAGGCGCTGCTCGAGGGGCTGAAGGAGCAGCGCACCGGCCTGATCGAGAAGGCGGGCATCATGTCCAAGGGCAAGCTGGAGACGGAGCTCATCGCCCTGAAGCAGCTCTTGGCCAACGGCCTGCGCATCAAGTTCGAGACGACGACGAAGGAGAAGGAGTTCCTCGAGGAGCAGCTCAAGGCGGGTGGCCGCACGGCGATCGTCAAGAAGTACAAGTACACCGTGGCCGTGGCGGACGATCAGCTCTACTGGCCGTACGAGGGTGAGTACTGGCGAGACGAGCTGGGCACCTACCAGTACACGCTCACCAAGGGCTGCATCGAGCGTGACTCGGCCAACCGCGACGTCCAGGCCAGCGGCGAGTCGTCATCGCTGTAA
- the plsX gene encoding phosphate acyltransferase PlsX, whose amino-acid sequence MAGTSQELKDVTIAFDVMGSDHGPEEVVRGAAQLSLEAPHIHALLVGDREVIDAALADTKHRAERISVQHAAEFVGMDEKPGEALARKKHASVSVAAQLVAEGEAQALVSAGNTGAGVLACARHFKLIPGVRRAALAAVYPTRGTRGEKEDPFSLILDVGATVEATAEDLVTFAVMGSAYARIVSRNERPKVALLSNGVEPQKGPPRVVEAHAKLSSLQGINFIGNVEGVDIPKGTVDVIVTDGFVGNVCLKMLEGVHETVVELARYAYKEKLRWRAGLAMLSSGIQRIKDITDWEQYGGAPILGFDRIFIKAHGRSKARAITNAGKVAAKAVAHQLGTSIQEGLPK is encoded by the coding sequence ATGGCGGGGACCTCGCAGGAGCTCAAGGACGTCACGATCGCCTTCGATGTGATGGGCAGCGACCACGGCCCCGAGGAGGTGGTGCGGGGCGCCGCGCAGCTCTCCCTGGAAGCACCTCACATCCACGCGCTGCTGGTGGGGGACCGCGAGGTGATCGACGCGGCCCTGGCGGACACCAAGCACCGCGCCGAGCGCATCTCCGTCCAGCACGCGGCCGAGTTCGTGGGCATGGACGAGAAGCCGGGCGAGGCGCTGGCGCGCAAGAAGCACGCCTCCGTCTCCGTGGCGGCGCAGCTGGTGGCCGAGGGCGAGGCCCAGGCCCTGGTCTCCGCGGGCAACACGGGGGCGGGGGTGCTGGCGTGCGCTCGGCACTTCAAGCTGATCCCCGGCGTGCGCCGGGCCGCGCTGGCGGCGGTGTACCCCACGCGTGGCACGCGCGGCGAGAAGGAGGATCCGTTCTCGCTCATCCTCGACGTGGGCGCCACGGTGGAGGCCACCGCGGAGGACCTGGTGACGTTCGCCGTCATGGGCTCGGCGTACGCGCGCATCGTCTCGCGCAACGAGCGCCCCAAGGTGGCGCTGCTCTCCAACGGCGTGGAGCCCCAGAAGGGCCCGCCGCGCGTGGTGGAGGCGCACGCGAAGCTGTCCTCGTTGCAGGGCATCAACTTCATCGGCAACGTGGAGGGCGTGGACATCCCCAAGGGCACGGTGGACGTCATCGTCACCGACGGCTTCGTGGGCAACGTGTGCCTGAAGATGCTTGAGGGCGTCCACGAGACGGTGGTGGAGCTGGCCCGCTACGCCTACAAGGAGAAGCTGCGCTGGCGCGCCGGCCTGGCCATGCTCTCCAGCGGGATCCAGCGCATCAAGGACATCACCGACTGGGAGCAGTACGGGGGCGCGCCCATCCTCGGCTTCGATCGGATCTTCATCAAGGCGCACGGCCGCTCCAAGGCCCGCGCCATCACCAACGCGGGGAAGGTGGCGGCCAAGGCCGTGGCCCACCAACTGGGCACCTCCATCCAGGAGGGTCTGCCGAAGTGA
- a CDS encoding sensor histidine kinase — MTIRGKVLLLLVVAVGLVGGLGGVLHLGATQLEQLRDSGLESQEQRYLYSQLRGDALVFLSELQRVHGSGALSEAVLNGYRRRMESQLARLQALTEEKAGWPGRSTEQEQRHIERLSHELRQWAERAEERVRRLPSGIGSDGAPPRVSIQEFGRNVEPILEAALEMEQAELTELERCSARGLRTSRLVAILSPLAALSVLIALALTILVPMNRRLRELLEAARRIGHGDLQCTLPEKGRDELTTLAQGFNQMARELKASQSRLIHSDRLVSLGRTVASVGHEINNPLVYVISNLAYVHGELSLTAREFTQEERREMLEALEEAREGAERVHFIAQDLKTLARADDESTGPVDVAEVLRDVAKMASHELQGRARLVEECSGMPLVRANATRLGQVLLNLIVNGAQAIAPGDMERNEIRVTARLSAPDRVTVDVSDTGCGIPPENLERIFDPFFTTKPVGQGTGLGLAVCLNIIESLGGSITVDSKPGQGTTFHLTLPTLSAELPAPPSGTGARS; from the coding sequence ATGACAATCCGGGGCAAGGTGCTCCTGCTGCTGGTGGTGGCAGTGGGCCTGGTGGGGGGCCTGGGCGGGGTGCTTCACCTGGGGGCCACCCAGCTGGAGCAGCTGCGGGACTCGGGGCTCGAGAGCCAGGAGCAGCGCTACCTCTACAGCCAGCTGCGCGGGGACGCCCTGGTCTTCCTGTCGGAGCTCCAGCGGGTGCACGGCTCGGGCGCGCTGTCCGAGGCGGTGCTCAACGGGTACCGGCGGCGGATGGAGTCGCAGCTCGCGCGGCTCCAGGCGCTCACGGAGGAGAAGGCGGGCTGGCCCGGCCGGTCCACGGAGCAGGAGCAGCGGCACATCGAGCGGCTCTCCCACGAGCTGCGGCAGTGGGCCGAGCGCGCCGAGGAGCGCGTGCGGCGGCTGCCCTCGGGCATCGGCTCGGACGGGGCCCCTCCGCGGGTGAGCATCCAGGAGTTCGGGCGGAACGTGGAGCCCATCCTGGAGGCGGCGCTGGAGATGGAGCAGGCGGAGCTGACGGAGCTGGAGCGCTGCTCGGCGCGGGGGCTGCGCACCAGCCGGCTCGTGGCGATCCTCTCGCCGCTGGCGGCGCTGAGCGTGCTGATCGCCCTGGCGCTCACCATCCTGGTGCCGATGAACCGCCGGCTCCGGGAGCTGCTCGAGGCCGCGCGGCGGATTGGCCATGGGGATCTGCAGTGCACGCTGCCGGAGAAGGGCCGGGACGAGCTCACCACCCTGGCGCAGGGCTTCAACCAGATGGCCCGGGAGCTGAAGGCCTCGCAGTCGCGGCTCATCCACTCGGACCGGCTGGTGTCGCTGGGGCGGACGGTGGCCAGCGTGGGACACGAGATCAACAACCCGCTGGTGTACGTGATCAGCAACCTGGCGTACGTCCACGGAGAGCTGAGCCTCACCGCGCGCGAGTTCACCCAGGAGGAGCGGCGCGAGATGCTCGAGGCGCTGGAGGAGGCGCGCGAGGGCGCCGAGCGGGTGCACTTCATCGCGCAGGATCTCAAGACGCTGGCGCGGGCGGACGACGAGAGCACGGGCCCGGTGGACGTGGCGGAGGTGCTGCGAGACGTGGCGAAGATGGCCTCCCACGAGCTCCAGGGCCGGGCGCGGCTGGTGGAGGAGTGCTCGGGCATGCCGCTGGTGCGGGCCAACGCGACGCGGCTGGGGCAGGTGCTGCTCAACCTGATCGTCAACGGCGCGCAGGCCATCGCGCCGGGCGACATGGAGCGCAACGAGATCCGCGTCACCGCGCGGCTGAGCGCGCCGGATCGCGTCACCGTGGACGTGAGCGACACCGGGTGCGGCATTCCCCCGGAGAACCTGGAGCGCATCTTCGATCCGTTCTTCACCACCAAGCCGGTGGGGCAGGGCACGGGGCTGGGGCTGGCGGTGTGCCTCAACATCATCGAGTCGCTGGGCGGCAGCATCACCGTGGACAGCAAGCCTGGCCAGGGCACCACCTTCCACCTCACCCTGCCCACGCTCTCCGCGGAGCTGCCCGCGCCTCCCAGCGGCACGGGCGCGCGCTCCTGA
- a CDS encoding phosphatase domain-containing protein yields the protein MSLPDRIDPRPPRRIYRWDLDKTYLRTDFDSFRDLVRTAFQKAHEKVAVPGASALIKELSENGDSRLCIVSGSPKQMRAVLEEKLKLDGVKWDEFVLKDNVGNLLRGRFRALRGQVGYKLPAILESRVGAPVEAEEVLFGDDAEADAFIYSLYADLIAGRVDERVLTQVLEAGGVYPDDAERVRSAWKRIPIADPVRRIFIHLDRLTPPAHFAPYGPRVVPIFNYFQAALVLLADGHLTAPQVIKIAVEMVQTAGHNIITLSNSFQDLIRRGLPLQHAALALSQALEGPNGLIQAIRPVPDIIAAFTKRLAALGTPPAPPRAQAVDYVSLISHALPRTHKDRKK from the coding sequence GTGAGCCTGCCGGACCGGATCGATCCCCGGCCGCCGCGTCGCATCTACCGGTGGGATCTGGACAAGACGTATCTGCGGACGGACTTCGACTCCTTCCGGGATCTGGTGCGCACCGCGTTCCAGAAGGCCCACGAGAAGGTGGCGGTGCCGGGCGCCTCCGCGCTCATCAAGGAGCTGTCGGAGAACGGGGACTCGCGGCTGTGCATCGTCTCCGGCAGCCCCAAGCAGATGCGGGCGGTGCTGGAGGAGAAGCTCAAGCTGGACGGGGTGAAGTGGGACGAGTTCGTGCTCAAGGACAACGTGGGCAACCTGCTGCGCGGGCGCTTCCGGGCGCTGCGGGGGCAGGTGGGCTACAAGCTGCCCGCCATCCTCGAGAGCCGCGTGGGCGCGCCCGTCGAGGCCGAGGAGGTGCTCTTCGGCGACGACGCGGAGGCGGACGCGTTCATCTACTCGCTCTACGCGGACCTCATCGCCGGGCGCGTGGACGAGCGCGTGCTCACCCAGGTGCTGGAGGCCGGCGGCGTCTACCCGGATGACGCCGAGCGCGTGCGCAGCGCCTGGAAGCGCATCCCCATCGCGGATCCGGTGCGGCGCATCTTCATCCACCTGGATCGGCTGACGCCCCCCGCGCACTTCGCGCCCTACGGCCCGCGCGTGGTGCCCATCTTCAACTACTTCCAGGCCGCGCTGGTGCTGCTCGCGGACGGCCACCTCACCGCCCCCCAGGTCATCAAGATCGCCGTGGAGATGGTGCAGACGGCCGGGCACAACATCATCACGCTCTCCAACTCGTTCCAGGATCTGATCCGCCGGGGCCTGCCGCTGCAGCACGCGGCGCTGGCGCTCTCGCAGGCCCTGGAGGGGCCCAACGGGCTGATCCAGGCCATCCGCCCGGTGCCGGACATCATCGCCGCCTTCACCAAGCGGCTGGCCGCGCTCGGCACCCCGCCGGCGCCCCCGCGCGCGCAGGCGGTGGACTACGTGTCCCTCATCTCCCACGCGCTGCCGCGGACCCACAAGGACCGGAAGAAGTAG